In Thermanaeromonas sp. C210, the following proteins share a genomic window:
- the coaE gene encoding dephospho-CoA kinase (Dephospho-CoA kinase (CoaE) performs the final step in coenzyme A biosynthesis.) gives MKVIGLTGGIASGKSTVAGILASLGARVIDADKIAREVVEPGKPAWEEIKSVFGEEYLRPDGTVDRRALGSLVFQDPEAREKLNAITHPRIKEEIARRLEACRREDPAGVVVVEAALLLEAGMERTVDEVWVVTAPEEVRLKRLMERDNLSREEARRRIKAQWPEEERLRFASRVIDTGKDLAATVQEVRALWQQLWERNKGEG, from the coding sequence GTGAAGGTCATAGGTTTAACCGGAGGCATTGCCTCGGGTAAGAGCACCGTGGCAGGCATCCTGGCCTCTCTGGGGGCCAGGGTGATAGATGCGGATAAGATAGCCCGGGAAGTAGTAGAACCCGGCAAGCCCGCCTGGGAAGAAATCAAGTCTGTCTTCGGGGAAGAATATTTGCGGCCCGACGGTACCGTTGACCGCCGGGCCCTAGGCAGTCTCGTTTTCCAGGACCCGGAGGCCCGGGAGAAACTCAACGCCATTACCCACCCCCGTATTAAGGAGGAAATAGCCCGGCGGCTGGAGGCGTGCCGCCGGGAGGATCCGGCAGGAGTGGTAGTGGTAGAGGCGGCCCTTTTGCTGGAGGCGGGAATGGAGCGGACGGTGGATGAAGTCTGGGTGGTGACAGCACCGGAAGAGGTGCGGTTAAAAAGACTCATGGAGCGGGACAACCTTTCCCGGGAGGAGGCCCGGCGGCGCATAAAGGCCCAGTGGCCTGAGGAAGAGCGACTCAGGTTCGCGTCACGGGTCATAGATACGGGTAAGGATTTGGCTGCGACTGTGCAGGAGGTAAGGGCCCTCTGGCAGCAGCTGTGGGAGCGGAACAAGGGTGAGGGTTAA